A single Anopheles maculipalpis chromosome 3RL, idAnoMacuDA_375_x, whole genome shotgun sequence DNA region contains:
- the LOC126564373 gene encoding eukaryotic peptide chain release factor GTP-binding subunit ERF3A isoform X1, which yields MAQENDSNEMNTKFSKLNVNAVEFVPSFCTPAATAVQTAAAAAAPAGTPATGSPTAPVAGPLPVAAPASATSSGGSSSGGGGGGGGGGGATTPTSTAATPTPPSSSAPTPMERDEDPVKTPENNESEPLDSWDAEEDSILTPEDEEMELDDGEVDGDTAPKVSKKKPPKVEESRSKKEHVNVVFIGHVDAGKSTIGGQIMSLTGMVDKRTLEKYEREAREKSRESWYLSWALDTNQEERDKGKTVEVGRAYFETEKKHFTILDAPGHKSFVPNMIGGAAQADLAVLVISARKGEFETGFDRGGQTREHAMLAKTAGVKHLVVLVNKMDDPTVNWDLERYNECKDKILPYLKKLGFNPVKDLTFMPVSGITGQGLREPIDDATCPWYQGPAFIPFIDELPSLNRKTDGPFIMPIVDKYKDMGTVLMGKVESGVAKKGTNLLVMPNRTQVCVDQLWSDDEEVTSVGPGENVKIKVKGIEEEDVSPGFVLCDASNPIKTGKIFDAQVVILEHKSIICAGYSAVMHIHCAAEEITVKALICLVDKKTGEKSKTRPRFVKQDQVAIMRIECSGLICLEQFKLFPQMGRFTLRDENKTIAIGKVLKVVE from the exons ATGGCACAGGAAAACGATAGCAACGAGATGAACACCAAGTTCAGCAAGCTCAACGTGAATGCGGTCGAGTTTGTGCCGAGCTTTTGCACACCGGCAGCGACGGCGGTGCAGACGGCGGCGGCAGCGGCCGCACCGGCGGGAACACCTGCGACCGGTTCGCCAACGGCACCGGTAGCTGGACCGCTTCCGGTTGCCGCACCAGCATCGGCCACGTCGAgcggtggcagcagcagtggtggtggtggaggaggcggcggcggcggtggtgccACTACGCCGACGTCCACAGCAGCCACACCAACACCGCCATCCTCGTCGGCACCGACACCGATGGAACGGGACGAAGATCCGGTGAAAACGCCAGAAAACAATG AAAGTGAACCACTCGACAGTTGGGACGCGGAGGAGGATTCGATCTTGACGCCGGAAGATGAGGAAATGGAATTGGATGATGGCGAAGTGGACGGAGACACCGCACCGAAAGTATCGAAAAAGAAGCCCCCGAAGGTGGAGGAAAGTCGAAGCAAAAAGGAGCACGTGAATGTGGTTTTCATTGGACATGTCG ATGCCGGTAAATCTACGATCGGTGGACAGATCATGTCACTCACGGGAATGGTAGACAAGCGAACACTCGAAAAGTACGAACGCGAGGCGCGCGAAAAGTCGCGAGAAAGCTGGTACTTATCGTGGGCGCTCGACACGAATCAGGAAG AACGTGACAAGGGAAAAACGGTGGAAGTTGGTCGTGCCTATTTTGAGACTGAGAAGAAACATTTCACCATCCTCGACGCACCCGGGCACAAGAGCTTCGTGCCAAACATGATCGGTGGTGCTGCTCAGGCGGATCTGGCGGTGCTGGTGATTTCTGCGCGCAAGGGTGAATTCGAAACCGGGTTCGATCGGGGTGGCCAGACGCGGGAGCACGCGATGCTGGCAAAGACGGCCGGCGTGAAGCATTTGGTCGTGCTGGTGAACAAGATGGACGACCCGACGGTTAACTGGGACCTTGAGCGCTACAACGAATGCAAAGACAAAATATTACCATACCTCAAGAAATTAGG ATTTAATCCGGTGAAGGATCTTACGTTCATGCCGGTGTCCGGCATTACTGGGCAGGGATTGCGAGAACCAATCGATGACGCCACGTGCCCGTGGTACCAGGGCCCTGCCTTTATTCCGTTCATCGACGAGCTGCCGTCGCTCAATCGCAAAACGGACGGCCCGTTCATTATGCCGATCGTCGACAAATACAAGGACATGGGTACGGTGCTGATGGGCAAGGTGGAATCGGGCGTGGCAAAGAAAGGCACCAATCTGCTCGTGATGCCCAATAGA ACGCAAGTGTGTGTTGATCAGCTTTGGTCCGACGACGAAGAGGTGACCTCAGTGGGGCCTggtgaaaatgtgaaaatcaAAGTAAAG GGCATAGAGGAGGAGGACGTCTCGCCCGGATTCGTCCTGTGTGACGCTTCCAATCCGATCAAGACGGGGAAGATTTTCGACGCACAGGTGGTTATCCTAGAACACAAGTCAATCATTTGTGCGGGATACTCGGCCGTGATGCATATACACTGTGCCGCTGAGGAGATTACTGTTAAG GCTCTTATTTGTTTAGTTGATAAGAAGACGGGCGAAAAATCCAAGACAAGGCCGCGCTTCGTGAAGCAGGATCAGGTCGCCATTATGAGGATTGAATGCTCCGGATTGATATGCTTAGAGCAGTTTAAACTATTCCCCCAGATGGGTCGCTTCACGCTTCGAGATGAAA ATAAAACTATCGCTATTGGAAAGGTTTTGAAGGTTGTGGAGTA A
- the LOC126564373 gene encoding eukaryotic peptide chain release factor GTP-binding subunit ERF3A isoform X2 — protein MAQENDSNEMNTKFSKLNVNAVEFVPSFCTPAATAVQTAAAAAAPAGTPATGSPTAPVAGPLPVAAPASATSSGGSSSGGGGGGGGGGGATTPTSTAATPTPPSSSAPTPMERDEDPVKTPENNESEPLDSWDAEEDSILTPEDEEMELDDGEVDGDTAPKVSKKKPPKVEESRSKKEHVNVVFIGHVDAGKSTIGGQIMSLTGMVDKRTLEKYEREAREKSRESWYLSWALDTNQEERDKGKTVEVGRAYFETEKKHFTILDAPGHKSFVPNMIGGAAQADLAVLVISARKGEFETGFDRGGQTREHAMLAKTAGVKHLVVLVNKMDDPTVNWDLERYNECKDKILPYLKKLGFNPVKDLTFMPVSGITGQGLREPIDDATCPWYQGPAFIPFIDELPSLNRKTDGPFIMPIVDKYKDMGTVLMGKVESGVAKKGTNLLVMPNRTQVCVDQLWSDDEEVTSVGPGENVKIKVKGIEEEDVSPGFVLCDASNPIKTGKIFDAQVVILEHKSIICAGYSAVMHIHCAAEEITVKALICLVDKKTGEKSKTRPRFVKQDQVAIMRIECSGLICLEQFKLFPQMGRFTLRDENKTIAIGKVLKVVE, from the exons ATGGCACAGGAAAACGATAGCAACGAGATGAACACCAAGTTCAGCAAGCTCAACGTGAATGCGGTCGAGTTTGTGCCGAGCTTTTGCACACCGGCAGCGACGGCGGTGCAGACGGCGGCGGCAGCGGCCGCACCGGCGGGAACACCTGCGACCGGTTCGCCAACGGCACCGGTAGCTGGACCGCTTCCGGTTGCCGCACCAGCATCGGCCACGTCGAgcggtggcagcagcagtggtggtggtggaggaggcggcggcggcggtggtgccACTACGCCGACGTCCACAGCAGCCACACCAACACCGCCATCCTCGTCGGCACCGACACCGATGGAACGGGACGAAGATCCGGTGAAAACGCCAGAAAACAATG AAAGTGAACCACTCGACAGTTGGGACGCGGAGGAGGATTCGATCTTGACGCCGGAAGATGAGGAAATGGAATTGGATGATGGCGAAGTGGACGGAGACACCGCACCGAAAGTATCGAAAAAGAAGCCCCCGAAGGTGGAGGAAAGTCGAAGCAAAAAGGAGCACGTGAATGTGGTTTTCATTGGACATGTCG ATGCCGGTAAATCTACGATCGGTGGACAGATCATGTCACTCACGGGAATGGTAGACAAGCGAACACTCGAAAAGTACGAACGCGAGGCGCGCGAAAAGTCGCGAGAAAGCTGGTACTTATCGTGGGCGCTCGACACGAATCAGGAAG AACGTGACAAGGGAAAAACGGTGGAAGTTGGTCGTGCCTATTTTGAGACTGAGAAGAAACATTTCACCATCCTCGACGCACCCGGGCACAAGAGCTTCGTGCCAAACATGATCGGTGGTGCTGCTCAGGCGGATCTGGCGGTGCTGGTGATTTCTGCGCGCAAGGGTGAATTCGAAACCGGGTTCGATCGGGGTGGCCAGACGCGGGAGCACGCGATGCTGGCAAAGACGGCCGGCGTGAAGCATTTGGTCGTGCTGGTGAACAAGATGGACGACCCGACGGTTAACTGGGACCTTGAGCGCTACAACGAATGCAAAGACAAAATATTACCATACCTCAAGAAATTAGG ATTTAATCCGGTGAAGGATCTTACGTTCATGCCGGTGTCCGGCATTACTGGGCAGGGATTGCGAGAACCAATCGATGACGCCACGTGCCCGTGGTACCAGGGCCCTGCCTTTATTCCGTTCATCGACGAGCTGCCGTCGCTCAATCGCAAAACGGACGGCCCGTTCATTATGCCGATCGTCGACAAATACAAGGACATGGGTACGGTGCTGATGGGCAAGGTGGAATCGGGCGTGGCAAAGAAAGGCACCAATCTGCTCGTGATGCCCAATAGA ACGCAAGTGTGTGTTGATCAGCTTTGGTCCGACGACGAAGAGGTGACCTCAGTGGGGCCTggtgaaaatgtgaaaatcaAAGTAAAG GGCATAGAGGAGGAGGACGTCTCGCCCGGATTCGTCCTGTGTGACGCTTCCAATCCGATCAAGACGGGGAAGATTTTCGACGCACAGGTGGTTATCCTAGAACACAAGTCAATCATTTGTGCGGGATACTCGGCCGTGATGCATATACACTGTGCCGCTGAGGAGATTACTGTTAAG GCTCTTATTTGTTTAGTTGATAAGAAGACGGGCGAAAAATCCAAGACAAGGCCGCGCTTCGTGAAGCAGGATCAGGTCGCCATTATGAGGATTGAATGCTCCGGATTGATATGCTTAGAGCAGTTTAAACTATTCCCCCAGATGGGTCGCTTCACGCTTCGAGATGAAA ATAAAACTATCGCTATTGGAAAGGTTTTGAAGGTTGTGGAGTAA
- the LOC126560472 gene encoding uncharacterized protein LOC126560472, with translation MPEPEGVAHKLYMERELPPKVAEVARVQGEDPDRKSLMIEELRDMIYEKGECIPHRVDDDYLVKFLRARFWNVLHAYNLMVRYYAFRESNPEFYENVNPMSLRSLGDDDIISISPYRDQEGRRVICFKFGKWRPNKIPIVDLFRATMLLLEVGSLEPQSQVLGGIGIMDLEGLTLNHAWNLTPTIAQKMLALLATSMPLRTSQIHIVNQGWVFDTVFQIFKPLLTEKMRQRLFFHGTDRTSLHKYIDPEALPERYGGTNPEYPYTYWLEHLSRVEQVVDELQQLGYVSDPLLEDSYIKSSSRYSIMPEIKAVTKSAPNAKDQPATEDVTNGSNAPVTLFADQPERQKKINELRKLIQNYDDCERRSDDLFLCRFLYCCDWDVEEAFGRIVKLIKLKEANPEWFFHKPIATYGELLNRNVKFALKHRDKRGRRVFVTRLGAIDFSNMAVTDLANLDDIWFELMLNELDTLENGVTCLIDMSGYSLKSFRFLTPHNIRIGSAKTDLLPLKNIEFHVVNSSVFMNAAIAILYPMLSKKIKDQVRFHYSNWESLHEYIQPDILPQEYGGTAGKQFDFQSIYGQVLDIPNDFDRLLAYGVRKNGVNAAQTTASTNAVSKAKGSKAKGKHKDADKKKPVAACVVEE, from the exons ATGCCAGAACCGGAGGGTGTCGCGCACAAGCTGTACATGGAGCGAGAGCTTCCGCCCAAAGTGGCCGAGGTCGCACGTGTTCAGGGTGAAGATCCGGATAGGAAGAGTTTGATGATCGAAGAGCTGCGGGACATGATTTATG AAAAAGGTGAATGCATTCCTCATCGGGTGGATGATGACTATTTGGTAAAATTCCTTCGTGCCCGCTTCTGGAACGTGCTGCATGCTTACAACCTGATGGTGCGCTACTACGCCTTCCGGGAAAGCAATCCGGAGTTCTACGAGAACGTTAATCCGATGTCACTACGCTCACTGGGAGACGACGACATCATCTCCATCTCGCCATACCGTGATCAGGAAGGACGGCGTGTAATTTGCTTCAAGTTTGGCAAATGGCGTCCGAACAAAATCCCGATCGTAGACCTTTTCCGTGCCactatgctgctgctggaggtaGGCTCACTGGAACCACAGTCCCAAGTGCTGGGCGGAATAGGCATCATGGATTTGGAGGGTCTTACGCTGAACCACGCCTGGAACCTGACGCCAACAATTGCACAGAAAATGCTAGCCCTCCTTGCCACCAGTATGCCACTCCGTACCAGTCAAATTCACATCGTCAACCAGGGATGGGTGTTTGATACGGTGTTTCAGATCTTTAAACCCTTGCTAACGGAGAAGATGCGACAGCGGCTATTCTTCCACGGTACCGATCGGACCTCGCTGCACAAGTACATCGATCCGGAAGCGTTACCCGAACGGTACGGTGGAACTAATCCTGAATATCCGTACACGTACTGGTTGGAGCACTTGAGCCGAGTGGAGCAAGTTGTTGATGAGCTACAACAGTTAGGATACGTGTCAGATCCTTTGCTGGAAGATT CTTACATTAAGTCGTCATCGAGGTACTCGATCATGCCGGAAATAAAGGCGGTTACGAAAAGTGCGCCCAACGCCAAGGACCAACCGGCGACAGAAGATGTTACCAACGGTAGCAACGCCCCAGTGACCCTTTTCGCCGATCAGCCCGAACGACAGAAGAAGATCAACGAACTGCGCAAGTTGATTCAAA ACTACGATGACTGCGAGCGAAGAAGCGACGATCTGTTCCTCTGCCGGTTTCTATACTGTTGCGACTGGGACGTGGAGGAAGCGTTCGGGCGCATCGTAAAGCTGATCAAGTTGAAG GAAGCGAACCCGGAATGGTTTTTCCACAAACCGATCGCCACCTACGGTGAGCTGCTAAATCGTAACGTAAAGTTCGCACTGAAGCATCGCGATAAGCGTGGTCGGCGTGTGTTCGTGACCCGACTCGGTGCGATTGACTTTTCCAACATGGCCGTCACCGATTTGGCTAATCTGGACGACATCTGGTTCGAGCTGATGCTGAACGAGCTGGATACACTCGAGAACGGCGTCACCTGTCTGATCGATATGAGCGGGTACTCGCTCAAGAGCTTTCGCTTTCTGACGCCTCACAACATACGGATTGGATCGGCAAAGACGGATCTGCTGCCGCTGAAGAACATTGAGTTCCATGTGGTGAACTCGTCGGTGTTTATGAACGCAGCCATCGCCATCCTGTATCCGATGCTGAGCAAGAAGATTAAGGATCAGGTACGGTTCCACTACTCCAACTGGGAGTCGTTGCACGAGTACATCCAGCCGGACATTTTGCCCCAGGAGTATGGTGGTACGGCTGGGAAACAGTTCGACTTTCAAAGCATCTACGGGCAGGTGCTTGATATACCGAACGACTTCGACCGATTACTAGCGTACGGTGTGCGGAAGAATGGCGTTAATGCTGCCCAGACAACTGCCTCTACTAACGCGGTGTCCAAAGCGAAGGGAAGTaaagcgaaaggaaagcaCAAGGATGCGGATAAAAAGAAGCCCGTAGCGGCGTGCGTTGTCGAAGAGTAA
- the LOC126565260 gene encoding uncharacterized protein LOC126565260, whose translation MKLLLIAVLAVCLGQLQAGPVAIPSEGVPSSDARAQFFAEFNNLLDGIAQEALVSLSTIQQNADKQFRSVEDAIQDLETLYNEKVLKEIEKYDGALDELKSKVSPCFAEVQQNVRDIVQNARDKAGQCAKETLDRVHLIEKKIEEHIEAGTEKVKQIIAIGQKCLSDNTWIVDQINCALQNAPVAVGIVEEIVRDAAVLIGQTSRDVAALAKDTEQCLAVSVQDAVTEFNEMLAKVVVCLNEAENNAVDTVPESGN comes from the exons ATGAAACTGCTTCTGATAGCTGTTTTAGCAGTTTGCCTTGGACAG CTCCAAGCTGGTCCAGTGGCTATACCATCGGAAGGTGTCCCATCGTCTGACGCTCGTGCCCAATTCTTTGCCGAGTTTAATAACCTGCTGGACGGAATCGCACAGGAAGCCCTCGTAAGCCTTTCCACCATACAGCAAAACGCTGACAAACAGTTCCGATCGGTTGAAGATGCCATCCAAGATCTCGAGACGCTTTACAATGAGAAGGTCTTGAAGGAAATTGAAAAGTACGATGGCGCACTGGATGAGCTGAAGTCGAAGGTGTCCCCATGCTTTGCGGAAGTCCAACAGAACGTTCGCGACATTGTGCAGAATGCTCGGGATAAGGCGGGACAGTGTGCCAAGGAAACGTTGGATCGTGTGCACTTGATCGAAAAGAAGATCGAAGAACACATAGAGGCTGGTACGGAAAAGGTGAAGCAAATCATAGCGATCGGACAGAAGTGCCTGTCGGACAACACTTGGATTGTGGATCAAATTAACTGTGCGCTACAGAAC GCTCCTGTGGCGGTTGGCATTGTGGAAGAAATCGTTCGTGATGCTGCAGTTCTTATTGGACAAACTTCTCGAGATGTGGCCGCACTGGCTAAGGACACTGAGCAATGTCTAGCAGTGTCGGTCCAGGATGCGGTGACCGAATTTAACGAAATGTTAGCAAAGGTCGTCGTATGTTTGAATGAAGCCGAAAATAACGCTGTCGATACAGTTCCGGAATCCGGAAACTAA